In one window of Opitutus sp. GAS368 DNA:
- a CDS encoding DUF1294 domain-containing protein, translating to MSEAEVRQILSGWIIAASAWTFVLFGFDKWRARRGGGRVAEASLFWASALGGWPGGLLGILVFRHKSAKGSFQLKFAAAFFIWAALVYAAVRLM from the coding sequence ATGAGTGAAGCCGAGGTGCGGCAGATTCTCAGTGGTTGGATTATCGCGGCCAGCGCGTGGACGTTCGTCCTGTTCGGCTTCGACAAGTGGCGGGCGCGGCGCGGCGGCGGACGCGTGGCGGAGGCGTCGCTGTTCTGGGCGAGTGCGCTCGGTGGCTGGCCGGGCGGCCTGCTCGGCATCCTGGTTTTCCGGCACAAATCGGCGAAGGGGTCCTTCCAGCTGAAATTCGCGGCGGCGTTCTTTATCTGGGCGGCGCTGGTCTACGCAGCGGTGCGGTTGATGTAG
- a CDS encoding FKBP-type peptidyl-prolyl cis-trans isomerase, whose protein sequence is MSTPTLKVEHLATGAGRSPKKGELVTVHYTGWLTSGEKFDSSVDRDEPFQFVLGEGQVIGGWDLGVAQMKLGDKVKLTIPPHLGYGAGGYPGAIPPNATLVFDVELLAIG, encoded by the coding sequence ATGAGCACACCCACCCTTAAGGTCGAGCACCTCGCCACCGGCGCCGGCCGTTCGCCAAAAAAGGGCGAGCTGGTCACCGTGCATTACACCGGCTGGCTCACGAGCGGCGAAAAATTCGACAGCTCCGTCGACCGCGACGAACCGTTTCAATTCGTGCTGGGCGAAGGCCAGGTCATCGGTGGCTGGGATCTCGGAGTCGCGCAGATGAAGCTCGGCGACAAGGTGAAGCTCACGATTCCGCCCCACCTCGGCTACGGTGCCGGCGGCTACCCCGGCGCCATCCCGCCGAACGCCACCCTCGTCTTCGACGTCGAGCTGCTCGCCATCGGGTGA
- a CDS encoding RNA-binding S4 domain-containing protein has protein sequence MPPRSPIPQPVIVRAVPIELCQFLKFGGLTGTGGEAKQVISQGLVTLNGTVETQKRKKLLAGDQVTYDGKTLVVALA, from the coding sequence ATGCCTCCGCGCTCTCCCATTCCCCAACCCGTCATCGTCCGCGCCGTCCCGATCGAGCTCTGCCAGTTCCTCAAGTTCGGCGGACTGACCGGGACCGGCGGCGAGGCCAAGCAGGTGATCAGCCAGGGCCTGGTGACGCTCAACGGCACGGTCGAAACCCAGAAGCGCAAGAAGCTGCTCGCCGGCGACCAGGTCACCTATGACGGCAAGACGCTCGTGGTCGCCCTTGCCTGA
- a CDS encoding S1-like domain-containing RNA-binding protein, whose protein sequence is MAQLGKRNLLPIVRAASPGLYLDGGAHGEILLPARYIPAGAVPGGKLEVFVYRDSEDRLVATTERPYAVVDEFACLKVVGVNPRIGVFLDWGLGKDLLLPAREQDGPLNPGDWVVVQVVLDDKTDRLIASARLNRRLDLTPPPYHEGESVHLLVASKSPLGYNLIINHAHRGLVYHTDLAAPLKVGAVVEGYVRNVRPDGKVDLALGRAGYRRVATVAEQVLEKLRAAGGRLPFHDGSLPEEIRDAFGVSKKAFKQAIGALYKDRLIRIEPDSIHLVAPDTQ, encoded by the coding sequence ATGGCCCAACTCGGCAAACGCAACCTCCTCCCCATTGTCCGCGCCGCGTCGCCCGGCCTGTATCTGGACGGCGGGGCGCACGGCGAGATCCTGTTGCCCGCCCGCTACATCCCGGCGGGCGCCGTGCCGGGTGGAAAGCTCGAGGTGTTCGTCTACCGCGACTCCGAGGACCGTCTCGTCGCCACCACCGAACGGCCCTACGCCGTCGTCGACGAGTTCGCCTGTCTCAAGGTCGTCGGCGTCAACCCGCGCATCGGCGTCTTCCTCGACTGGGGCCTCGGCAAGGACCTGCTCCTGCCCGCCCGCGAGCAGGATGGTCCGCTCAATCCCGGTGACTGGGTCGTCGTGCAGGTCGTGCTCGACGACAAGACCGACCGGCTCATTGCCAGCGCCCGGCTCAACCGCCGGCTCGACCTCACGCCCCCGCCCTACCACGAGGGCGAATCCGTCCACCTGCTCGTCGCCAGCAAGAGTCCGCTGGGCTACAACCTCATCATCAACCACGCCCACCGCGGTCTCGTCTACCACACCGACCTCGCCGCGCCGCTCAAGGTCGGCGCGGTCGTCGAGGGCTACGTGCGCAACGTCCGGCCCGACGGCAAGGTGGACCTCGCGCTCGGCCGCGCCGGCTACCGCCGCGTCGCCACGGTGGCGGAGCAGGTCCTGGAAAAACTCCGCGCCGCCGGCGGCCGCCTGCCCTTTCACGACGGCAGCCTGCCCGAGGAAATCCGCGATGCCTTCGGCGTGAGCAAGAAGGCCTTCAAGCAGGCCATCGGCGCCCTCTACAAGGACCGGCTCATCCGTATCGAGCCCGACAGCATCCACCTGGTGGCGCCGGACACGCAATAA
- a CDS encoding M50 family metallopeptidase — translation MNEAELAECHTALGVAAGVTLEELERVFMKKNFALIKGKAGAADEPNPALDAQRSALRTAYEKLAGHLREKQRQAEAAAPRKRPTLTDPPIAAKALRTRPPMTPLTASPLGPKTLITPPVVTPRDPADDEFILFRFDNWKINVLVPPLLLAFVLLVNVSPLGFFLQGFHVWMHEFGHATAAWLCGFRATPLPFGWTPVEPVYSPFVYWGLLLMFVILFLAGWTERKAWAMVAAIALAGVQYYMTWRMPPLTQEFWWSAFGGVGGEFYLSTLFMMFFWVQLPEKFKWGACRYVFFFIGATAFLNIWLRWRDIYHGVEEIPFGSMINGEDDQGGDMNKLMDGFGWKKFTIRRNYLLLGYGCWAALGLMWAIFALGLNKVADRVAGRFSKTEEAL, via the coding sequence ATGAACGAGGCCGAACTCGCGGAATGCCACACGGCGCTGGGCGTAGCGGCCGGGGTGACGCTGGAGGAACTCGAGCGCGTGTTCATGAAAAAGAACTTCGCGCTGATCAAGGGCAAGGCCGGCGCGGCGGACGAACCGAACCCCGCGCTCGATGCGCAGCGGTCGGCCCTGCGCACCGCCTACGAAAAGCTGGCGGGGCACCTGCGCGAGAAGCAGCGGCAGGCCGAGGCGGCCGCGCCGCGCAAGCGGCCGACGCTGACGGACCCGCCCATCGCGGCCAAGGCGCTGCGGACGCGCCCGCCGATGACACCGCTCACCGCGTCCCCGCTGGGGCCCAAGACCCTGATCACGCCACCGGTCGTGACGCCGCGCGACCCGGCCGACGACGAGTTCATCCTGTTCCGCTTCGACAACTGGAAGATCAACGTGCTCGTGCCGCCGCTGCTGCTCGCCTTCGTGCTGCTGGTGAATGTCAGCCCGCTCGGCTTTTTCCTGCAAGGCTTCCACGTGTGGATGCACGAGTTCGGCCACGCGACAGCGGCGTGGCTGTGCGGCTTCCGCGCGACGCCGCTGCCGTTCGGCTGGACGCCGGTAGAGCCGGTCTATTCGCCGTTTGTCTACTGGGGGCTGCTGCTGATGTTCGTGATCCTGTTCCTGGCGGGCTGGACGGAGCGCAAGGCCTGGGCCATGGTCGCGGCGATCGCGCTGGCCGGCGTGCAATACTACATGACGTGGCGGATGCCGCCGCTCACGCAGGAATTCTGGTGGAGCGCGTTTGGCGGCGTCGGCGGGGAGTTCTACCTCAGCACGCTGTTCATGATGTTCTTCTGGGTGCAGCTGCCGGAAAAATTCAAGTGGGGCGCCTGCCGCTATGTCTTCTTCTTCATCGGCGCCACGGCGTTTCTCAACATCTGGCTGCGGTGGCGCGACATCTACCATGGCGTGGAGGAGATCCCGTTCGGCTCGATGATCAACGGCGAGGACGACCAGGGCGGCGACATGAACAAGCTGATGGACGGCTTTGGGTGGAAGAAATTCACCATCCGGCGCAACTACCTGCTCCTGGGCTACGGGTGCTGGGCCGCGCTGGGCCTCATGTGGGCGATCTTCGCGCTGGGGTTGAACAAGGTCGCGGACCGCGTGGCCGGCCGGTTCAGCAAGACGGAGGAAGCCTTGTAG
- a CDS encoding acyltransferase, with product MLGNPPNRNRALDGLRGVAILWVIGYHLFGCPPVHPAIEAVPGLGPLLSFGWLGVVIFFVLSGYLITSQLVQARGRPGYWRHFLVKRAARILPAYALLLLSLPVAAAVWPADRAGIVFNDQVPWASHFMLVQNFFMTGSGYLGNEWLRPTWSLAVEVQYYVFIALFVALCPPRLLRPGLALLALGAVVIRFWMAAYLANPEASMMVLAVARMDSFALGGLVALLPAGAWSRRRAAAWAGIAGAGGALFVLYALGGFGSFTHAMQPVYYTFVSVAVAALAGLLGRGTWPSSWLGGSWLVAAGRYSYFLYLFHMPLVWICHEWLHQAAPRADTNAGLLTSAASVAVTWLLAWAAWRWMEAPAIAAGHRWATGGKGAATSGGRDAPGTAD from the coding sequence ATGCTGGGCAATCCGCCAAACCGCAACCGCGCCCTGGACGGTTTGCGCGGCGTGGCGATCCTGTGGGTGATCGGCTACCATTTGTTCGGATGCCCGCCGGTGCATCCCGCCATCGAGGCCGTGCCGGGGCTCGGGCCCCTCCTGTCCTTCGGCTGGCTGGGCGTGGTGATCTTCTTTGTGCTTTCCGGCTACCTGATCACATCCCAGCTCGTGCAGGCCCGCGGGCGGCCCGGCTACTGGCGGCACTTCCTCGTGAAGCGGGCGGCGCGCATCCTTCCGGCCTACGCCCTGCTGCTGTTGAGCCTGCCGGTCGCCGCGGCGGTCTGGCCGGCGGACCGCGCGGGCATCGTGTTCAACGACCAGGTGCCTTGGGCGAGCCACTTCATGCTGGTGCAGAATTTCTTCATGACCGGATCGGGCTATCTCGGCAACGAGTGGCTGCGCCCCACCTGGTCGCTGGCCGTCGAGGTGCAATACTACGTCTTCATCGCCCTGTTCGTTGCCCTGTGCCCGCCCCGTCTTTTGCGCCCGGGCCTGGCCCTGCTCGCCCTCGGGGCGGTGGTCATTCGCTTTTGGATGGCCGCCTATCTCGCCAACCCCGAGGCCTCCATGATGGTGCTGGCCGTGGCCCGCATGGACAGCTTTGCCCTTGGCGGCCTGGTCGCCCTGCTCCCGGCCGGAGCGTGGTCGCGACGGCGGGCGGCCGCCTGGGCTGGAATCGCCGGCGCGGGTGGAGCCCTGTTCGTGCTGTATGCCCTGGGTGGCTTCGGCTCGTTCACCCACGCAATGCAGCCGGTGTATTATACCTTTGTGAGCGTGGCGGTCGCGGCGCTGGCCGGGCTGCTCGGCCGGGGCACCTGGCCGTCCTCGTGGTTGGGCGGAAGCTGGCTGGTGGCGGCGGGCAGGTATAGTTACTTCCTGTATCTCTTTCATATGCCCCTGGTCTGGATTTGCCACGAATGGCTGCACCAGGCGGCCCCGCGCGCCGACACCAACGCCGGCTTGCTGACCAGCGCCGCTTCCGTCGCGGTCACCTGGCTCCTGGCCTGGGCCGCGTGGCGATGGATGGAAGCCCCGGCCATCGCCGCCGGGCACCGCTGGGCGACCGGCGGGAAAGGTGCGGCGACTTCCGGTGGGCGCGACGCGCCGGGCACCGCGGATTGA